The following coding sequences are from one Oncorhynchus clarkii lewisi isolate Uvic-CL-2024 chromosome 20, UVic_Ocla_1.0, whole genome shotgun sequence window:
- the LOC139377277 gene encoding cytochrome b-c1 complex subunit 6, mitochondrial-like isoform X1, which produces MVFENKMIMNGEPDDEEEEAPAEEEGDEEEEEEDMVDPLETIRAKCEASEHCTHTRERLEACTARVGSRSHTQEECTEELFDFLHARDHCVAHKLFHNVK; this is translated from the exons ATGGTTTTCGAAAACAAAATGATAATGAATGGGGAGCCTGATGATGAG GAGGAAGAGGCACCggcagaggaggaaggagatgaggaagaggaggaagaagacatGGTG GATCCCTTAGAAACAATACGGGCAAAGTGTGAGGCGTCAGAGCACTGCACCCACACAAGGGAGAGGCTGGAGGCCTGCACGGCCCGAGTGGGCTCAAgatcacacacacaggaggaatgCACAGAGGAACTCTTCGACTTCCTACATGCACGGGACCACTGT GTAGCGCACAAGCTCTTCCACAACGTCAAATGA
- the LOC139377277 gene encoding uncharacterized protein isoform X2 has translation MVFENKMIMNGEPDDEEEEAPAEEEGDEEEEEEDMVKQYGQSVRRQSTAPTQGRGWRPARPEWAQDHTHRRNAQRNSSTSYMHGTTV, from the exons ATGGTTTTCGAAAACAAAATGATAATGAATGGGGAGCCTGATGATGAG GAGGAAGAGGCACCggcagaggaggaaggagatgaggaagaggaggaagaagacatGGTG AAACAATACGGGCAAAGTGTGAGGCGTCAGAGCACTGCACCCACACAAGGGAGAGGCTGGAGGCCTGCACGGCCCGAGTGGGCTCAAgatcacacacacaggaggaatgCACAGAGGAACTCTTCGACTTCCTACATGCACGGGACCACTGT GTAG